A genomic segment from Sulfuritalea hydrogenivorans sk43H encodes:
- a CDS encoding PTS sugar transporter subunit IIA: MVGIFLLTHSTYGEALIQCACHVLNKRPLQIAQLGVAAQDDPLDALPLARDMLKLVDSGRGVLILTDIYGATPSNLAMKLLEPGRIEGVAGVNLPMLLRAIAYRDKDMETLITRTVAGGRDGVLNMLKH, translated from the coding sequence ATGGTCGGCATATTCCTCCTCACCCACAGCACCTACGGCGAAGCGCTGATCCAGTGCGCCTGCCACGTGCTCAACAAGCGGCCCCTGCAGATCGCGCAACTGGGCGTCGCCGCGCAGGACGATCCGCTCGATGCGCTGCCGCTGGCGCGGGACATGCTGAAGCTGGTCGACAGCGGGCGCGGTGTCCTGATCCTCACCGACATCTATGGCGCCACGCCCTCCAACCTGGCGATGAAACTTCTCGAGCCGGGCCGCATCGAAGGCGTTGCCGGCGTCAATCTGCCGATGCTGCTGCGCGCGATTGCCTACCGCGACAAGGACATGGAAACCCTGATCACCCGAACGGTCGCCGGTGGCCGCGACGGCGTCCTCAACATGCTGAAACACTGA
- a CDS encoding HPr family phosphocarrier protein, giving the protein MPRIEAEITNKLGLHARASAKLTQLAGSFPCEVWMERGSRRINAKSIMGVMMLAAGKGATVIIDTEGERADEAMQAMLALIANKFGEGE; this is encoded by the coding sequence ATGCCACGCATCGAAGCCGAAATCACCAACAAACTGGGCCTGCATGCCCGCGCCTCGGCCAAGCTGACCCAGCTCGCCGGTTCCTTTCCCTGCGAAGTGTGGATGGAGCGGGGCAGCCGCCGCATCAACGCCAAGAGCATCATGGGCGTGATGATGCTGGCCGCCGGCAAGGGCGCCACCGTGATCATCGATACCGAAGGCGAACGCGCCGATGAAGCCATGCAGGCCATGCTGGCGCTGATCGCCAACAAGTTCGGCGAGGGCGAGTGA